The region CATTAAGCTACTTTCCCATTTTGAGTGTTAACGGACTTGAACCGCTGACATTCTCGGTGTAAACGAGATGCTCTACCAACTGAGCTAAACACCCGAAAGAAAAAAAATAAAGATTTCTATGAGCGAATACGTACCCTTACTTGTATATCTTGTAATCAGCATGGTTTTATCTATGCTTATTTTAAGTTTATCTTTTGTATTTTCTACACAAAAAGCTGACCCCGAAAAAGTGTCTGCATATGAATGTGGGTTTGATCCATTTGATGATGCTAGAGCACGTTTTGATATTCGGTTTTATTTAGTTGCTATTCTATTTATCATTTTTGATTTAGAAGTAACTTTCTTATTTCCATGGGCTATATCTTTACATACAATTCAGTTAACTGGATTTTGGACGATGGTTGTTTTTTTACTTATTCTTACAATCGGTTTTGTATATGAATGGCGTAAAGGTGCTCTTGAATGGGAATAATTTCACTTTACAAAATATATTGATATGCACACTAGATCTAGTGTGCATACCAATTTTAATAGTAGTAAATTAGATTACTTTTTTTCAATTAATTCCCAAGGACTCGCAAAATCAAAATAACGAAATTCTTGTGCTAGTTCCACAGGTTCTGAAATAACACGTTTTTTTGAATCATCATATCTAAATTCTACATACCCACTTACAGGAAAATCTTTTCTTAAAGGGTGACCTTCAAAGCCATAATCAGTTAAAATACGACGTAAATCAGGATGATTTAAAAAACAAATACCAAACATATCCCATGTTTCACGTTCAAACCAATTTGCTGATGGAAACAATGAAGAAACTGATTCTATTGGAGTAAGCTCATCAACATTTGTTTTTACACGAATACGTGCATTATAATGAATACTTAAAAGTTGGTACACAACTTCAAAACGAGAAGAGCGTGAAGGATAATCCACTGCAGTAATATCAATTAACATTTTAAATTGTGTATTTGTGTGGTTTTTTAAAAACGTTAGAAAAGGCAGTAAAGCCCATGATGGTACAATACAAATTATTTCATCGCGAATAACTTGAATTTCTTCTAACCATTTAGGTACCATGCTGGTTAAAACATGTACAAAAGATTGATTCATACTTTATCTTTTTTTTTATGTAACTTGTACACTTTTAATTACTTTGCATACCAAAGTAATGTATTTTTTTGAGCATGGATTTTTTTCTGTAACTGCATTAAACCATACAATAAAGCTTCAGCAGTTGGAG is a window of Micromonas sp. RCC299 mitochondrion, complete genome DNA encoding:
- the nad3 gene encoding NADH dehydrogenase subunit 3; protein product: MSEYVPLLVYLVISMVLSMLILSLSFVFSTQKADPEKVSAYECGFDPFDDARARFDIRFYLVAILFIIFDLEVTFLFPWAISLHTIQLTGFWTMVVFLLILTIGFVYEWRKGALEWE
- the nad9 gene encoding NADH dehydrogenase subunit 9, coding for MNQSFVHVLTSMVPKWLEEIQVIRDEIICIVPSWALLPFLTFLKNHTNTQFKMLIDITAVDYPSRSSRFEVVYQLLSIHYNARIRVKTNVDELTPIESVSSLFPSANWFERETWDMFGICFLNHPDLRRILTDYGFEGHPLRKDFPVSGYVEFRYDDSKKRVISEPVELAQEFRYFDFASPWELIEKK